Proteins encoded by one window of Dioscorea cayenensis subsp. rotundata cultivar TDr96_F1 chromosome 6, TDr96_F1_v2_PseudoChromosome.rev07_lg8_w22 25.fasta, whole genome shotgun sequence:
- the LOC120263919 gene encoding 40S ribosomal protein S5-like, whose amino-acid sequence MAVAQTDVKLFNRWSFDDVEVSDMSLNDYIAVVPTKHATFLPHTAGRYSVKRFRKAQCPIVERLTNSLMMHGRNNGKKLMAVRIVKHAMEIIHLLTDLNPIQVIVDAVINSGPREDATRIGSAGVVRRQAVDISPLRRVNQAIYLLTTGARESAFRNIKTIAECLADELINAAKGSSNSYAIKKKDEIERVAKANR is encoded by the exons ATGGCGGTGGCTCAAACTGATGTTAAGCTCTTCAATCGCTGGTCTTTTGATGATGTTGAG GTCAGTGATATGTCATTGAATGATTACATTGCTGTTGTCCCAACCAAACATGCCACATTTCTGCCTCATACTGCCGGGAGATACTCCGTCAAGAGGTTTAGAAAGGCTCAATGCCCTATTGTTGAGAGGCTTACAAATTCTCTGATGATGCATGGACGAAACAACGGCAAGAAACTCATGGCTGTTCGCATTGTTAAACATGCGATGGAGATTATTCACCTGCTGACTGATTTGAACCCAATCCAAGTAATAGTGGATGCTGTTATTAACAG TGGTCCTAGGGAAGATGCAACTAGGATTGGGTCCGCTGGTGTTGTTAGACGGCAGGCTGTTGATATTTCCCCGTTGAGGAGGGTGAATCAAGCAATATATCTCCTCACAACTGGTGCCAGGGAGAGTGCATTCAGAAACATCAAGACCATTGCAGAATGCCTTGCAGATGAACTGATTAATGCTGCAAAGGGATCTTCCAACAG TTATGCcatcaagaagaaggatgagatTGAACGTGTCGCCAAGGCTAATAGGTGA